GATGGATACCGGCGAGCACCTTCGCCTCTTCGATCAGCCTGCTCTTTTCCAGAGAGACGGCCCCGGCGCTGACGGGACCGTTCACCGTCTCCGCGATCTCACGCACGCGGGTGTGAAAATCTATATTGCCCTCTTTTGATACAAGGGTGGGATTTGTCGTGACCCCGGCGATGACACCCCAGGAGTGGGCCGTCTTTATCTCGTCAAGGTTTGCGGTATCGAGAAAAAATTTCATGACACGGACTTCCTTTCAATTATTTGATTTTCTATTTGCTTTGCGGTTCTTTACTGCCGTTCTTTGAAGATTTTAACCGTCATGCCGCGCGGCGGCGTTCTCGCGTTTCTGCCGGTCCATCTCCGCCACTTCGCGGCTGAGCGTGAAGCTCAGGATCACTCTCAGCAGGACGATGACCGAGAGTACGATCACACCCTGCAGATCAGGGTCGCTGATCGTGCCGATGATATCCGCCGCCATCAGGAATTGAAGGCCGAGCATCAGCGTATCTTCAAAGGAGAGCCGCAGTTGGATCCAGGCGTCGCGCGGCAGACTGTGGCCGGAGCGGGAGGTGAAGAAGAGCTGGCATCCGCGGAAGATGGCGACCGCCACGCCGCACATGATGATGAGTATGCTGATAAATTCGATGATGGTCCTCGATACGGCGGCAAAATCGTGAAGCATGCGGAGCCCCTCCTCTATCCTATATTGAAACTAAAGATAATTTTATAATGAGAGAGGGTTTTTTGCACGACATTTTTCTCATAAAAGGGTCTTTTCAGAGGTAAAACACAAAAAATCAACATTTCGCCGGTCTTGTATCATCCGTTCCCGCACTAGCGGCAAAACAGAGGCAGGGTCTGCCGCCTGAAAGCGGCACCTTGTCAGACAACTGCCGCGCCAAAGGCGAAACGTCGGCATACTCCCACAAAAATACTGACGGGCGGCATGGATAAAGACGGCGGCAACAAATCGGCCCAACGTTCTGTACCATGTATTTATCATTTAAACTACAGGCCATATCAATAATAAATGGCTATAAGTCATAATATGCGACACCATAGCCTTGAAATATGACTTAATATGACTTATAGTCTTATTTATATTATAAACACAATGGCAGCTTGGCGTCCGGCCGGTTTACGCCGCTTTTGTTTTCACGGCCGCGCCGCAAATTTAAGAGACATATATGGACCGTGACAGGATGTGATTTTATGAATATATTTTCCCCGCCGTCAAAAAGACGCGGGGCCGCCCTTATCGTCACCGTGCTTATCAGCTTCATCCTGCTCTCCGTGCTGAGCCTCGTGGCCTTTAACATCACGGTCGGAACACTGCGCATAGAAGGATGGCAGACGGAGCATTACGAGGAACAGCAGCTGCTCTTCCTCGCACGCTCGGGCGCCGCGGCGCTCGGCTCCCAGCTGAAAAAAGAATACTGGAAAGCTGACAACGGCGAAGAGATAAATAAGAGCGGCGTCATAAATGTCACCGACGCCGCGCGCGGCTTCGAGGCGAGCCTTGACCTGGCGGTCAGCGCCGACGCCGGCGCAAGCTACATGCGGATAAAAGTCACGGCCAGCGGCGCGGGAGGAAAAAGCGTCTCCGCCTCCTGTCGCTACGGCAGGGACAACGGGGAAATTTACGGGTGGGATATCAAATGACGAAGCATTCAGGCTCTCTTCTGGTGGAGGTCCTCATCTCGATAACGATATTCATTATCGGCCTGCTGGCGCTTATAGGAGCGATCACCTACAGCGTAGGCTCCATCGTGAAATCACGGGAGGATATAAGCTCCGACATGGAAATAACGAACATGACGGAGAGGGACGCTATGCGCCTAACCATCTCGCCGGATATCGGCGCCACCGAGCTATTGGGCAAATATAATGGGACGGTAGCCACCACTCTCGCTCCGCAAAG
The DNA window shown above is from Cloacibacillus sp. and carries:
- a CDS encoding DUF1622 domain-containing protein, giving the protein MLHDFAAVSRTIIEFISILIIMCGVAVAIFRGCQLFFTSRSGHSLPRDAWIQLRLSFEDTLMLGLQFLMAADIIGTISDPDLQGVIVLSVIVLLRVILSFTLSREVAEMDRQKRENAAARHDG